One stretch of Natronolimnobius baerhuensis DNA includes these proteins:
- a CDS encoding redoxin domain-containing protein, whose protein sequence is MPAFDVVDLEPASHPDPGEDAPAFTRPLVTDEFWTDRSLSSVVAEAERTILVFTPMIGSFLATYVWDELAERGWAAASETQLVGVSAANPYTATRFLEENDLEARIFADPANDVARAYGIEHDVDGMAGISEPRPAIIALDSDGTVEYAWAADEWPEFPDYDALEDELDLDLE, encoded by the coding sequence ATGCCGGCGTTCGACGTCGTCGACCTCGAGCCGGCGTCTCACCCCGACCCCGGCGAGGACGCGCCCGCGTTCACCAGGCCGCTCGTGACCGACGAGTTCTGGACGGATCGCTCGCTGTCGTCGGTAGTCGCCGAGGCCGAGCGGACGATCCTCGTGTTCACGCCGATGATCGGCTCGTTTCTCGCAACCTACGTCTGGGACGAACTCGCCGAACGCGGCTGGGCAGCGGCATCCGAGACCCAACTCGTCGGCGTGTCGGCTGCGAACCCCTACACCGCCACACGATTCCTCGAGGAGAACGACCTCGAGGCGCGGATCTTCGCGGATCCGGCGAACGACGTGGCACGCGCCTACGGAATCGAACACGATGTCGACGGCATGGCGGGAATCAGCGAGCCGCGACCCGCGATCATCGCGCTCGATTCGGACGGCACCGTCGAGTACGCCTGGGCCGCAGACGAGTGGCCGGAGTTCCCCGACTACGACGCGCTCGAGGACGAACTCGACCTCGACCTCGAGTAG
- a CDS encoding transporter substrate-binding domain-containing protein yields MAKKREPLNRRAYLKAAGASGVALTTLAGCLEDAGNGDDDADAGNGNGDDTDDGNGDDASDEDTGNGDDTEDNQIIAGTAPGFEPFEMTRDGELVGFDIDHLEAVVEETDYELVEWEEYEFDSLIPALENERIDVIAAAMTITEEREESIAFSDPYYSADQSVLVETGAGFEPESLEDLEGSQVGAQSGTTGEGIVQDELIDEGLIEDDDYTSYDNYVYAIQDLERGLIDAIIIDEPVGNSFQDDHEVEVAFTYETDEQYGLGIRQGDDDLQAALNEGIAAVEESSEYDEITQEWFGE; encoded by the coding sequence ATGGCAAAAAAGCGCGAACCACTGAACCGACGAGCATATTTGAAAGCGGCTGGGGCATCAGGCGTTGCGCTCACGACACTTGCCGGCTGTCTCGAGGATGCTGGCAACGGTGACGATGATGCCGATGCTGGCAACGGAAACGGCGACGACACCGATGACGGCAACGGCGACGACGCCAGCGACGAGGACACTGGTAACGGTGACGACACCGAGGACAACCAGATCATCGCCGGCACCGCACCTGGCTTCGAGCCGTTCGAGATGACCCGCGACGGCGAACTCGTCGGCTTCGACATTGACCACCTCGAGGCCGTCGTCGAAGAGACCGACTACGAACTGGTCGAGTGGGAGGAGTACGAGTTCGACTCGCTGATTCCGGCCCTCGAGAACGAAAGGATCGACGTGATCGCAGCGGCGATGACGATCACCGAGGAGCGCGAGGAGTCGATTGCGTTCAGCGATCCGTACTACAGCGCAGACCAGTCGGTGCTCGTCGAAACGGGCGCTGGTTTCGAACCCGAGTCACTCGAGGACTTAGAGGGAAGCCAGGTCGGTGCGCAATCGGGGACGACCGGCGAAGGAATCGTTCAGGACGAACTGATCGACGAGGGACTCATCGAGGACGACGACTACACATCCTACGATAACTACGTCTATGCGATTCAGGACCTCGAGCGCGGACTGATCGACGCCATCATCATCGACGAACCAGTCGGGAACTCGTTCCAGGACGACCACGAGGTCGAAGTCGCCTTTACCTACGAGACCGACGAGCAGTACGGCCTCGGGATCCGTCAGGGCGACGACGACCTGCAGGCGGCCCTCAACGAGGGGATCGCCGCCGTCGAGGAGTCGAGCGAGTACGACGAGATTACCCAGGAGTGGTTCGGCGAGTAA
- a CDS encoding amino acid ABC transporter permease, producing MDFAVPLAESTALLADQHQLVAINDALIEQYLGEDWAFVYRNREYLFWGLIVTIALTLTSILLGFLAGFPAGVIETYGSGYVHSFVRKFGVLLRGTPILVIMLFTYFALPLEPVYNAVQAGVNAFEVVLGPTPFTGPDVPDAFIAATIALGFRSAAYQSQIFRGALQSIDDGQMEAARSIGMSRLEAIRHVIMPQALRRSVPGFQNEFTIVLKDTSIAFAIGLGELLRRSQDLFLQQTTAVLEVIIFISLIYFVLTFTTNRMLDALSTHFAIPGESS from the coding sequence ATGGATTTCGCCGTCCCGCTCGCGGAGAGTACAGCGCTTTTGGCCGACCAGCACCAGCTGGTGGCGATCAACGACGCCCTGATCGAACAGTATCTCGGTGAGGACTGGGCGTTCGTCTACCGGAATCGAGAATATCTGTTCTGGGGCCTCATCGTTACCATCGCACTGACGCTGACCAGTATCTTGCTTGGCTTTCTAGCAGGATTTCCCGCCGGCGTAATCGAAACGTACGGAAGCGGGTACGTCCACTCGTTCGTCCGGAAATTTGGCGTCTTGCTCCGCGGAACGCCGATTCTGGTCATCATGCTGTTTACGTACTTCGCGCTCCCGCTCGAGCCAGTGTACAACGCGGTTCAGGCGGGCGTCAACGCCTTCGAGGTGGTTCTCGGGCCGACGCCGTTTACGGGCCCGGACGTCCCCGATGCCTTCATCGCGGCGACGATTGCACTCGGCTTTCGGAGCGCAGCCTACCAGTCACAGATCTTCCGTGGGGCGCTCCAGAGCATTGACGACGGACAGATGGAAGCCGCTCGCTCGATTGGCATGAGCCGACTCGAGGCGATTCGACACGTGATTATGCCACAGGCGCTGCGTCGGAGCGTGCCCGGCTTCCAGAACGAGTTTACGATTGTGCTCAAAGACACCTCGATTGCCTTCGCCATCGGGCTTGGCGAACTGCTCAGGCGCAGCCAGGACCTGTTCTTACAGCAAACGACTGCCGTACTCGAGGTCATCATCTTCATCAGCCTCATCTACTTCGTGTTGACGTTCACAACGAATCGGATGCTCGATGCGTTGAGTACTCACTTTGCAATCCCAGGTGAATCGTCATGA
- a CDS encoding amidohydrolase family protein — protein sequence MQADDTETDSSVSRRNYLGLSGGALAALSFAGIGSANEGNPGRGRGRGQGPGHGNGLESGRLLIENGTIVTVDEEHGVLENASLLVEDGRIEEIGHDIDAPGAETIDASDSIVFPGFVNSHHHTWQAGVRGVAGDWSFMEYLETMLGEISSHYTPNDVYLGNLFGALEQLNAGTTTVMDWFHVANSPGHTNRAIDGLKDAGIRAVFAHGTPGDDNETWWDESTEPHPDDIRRVHDERFADADEDDLLTLAMGIRGPDYSSDEVVTHDIELARELDIRASMHIGSLGPGGVETLAELDLLGDDLNYVHGNRLTDEEFELIGDSGGSVSITPEVEMQMGMGMPPLRETLEGGAIPSIGVDIVSNVSGDMFTQTRTALQTQRALDNQPTVEAGEQVMELSLTAHDALEFATIEGARALGLADEVGSLTPGKRADIAMIRTDDINTVPSHNPVETIVFQSGVENIDTVLVDGEIVKRDGDLYNQTGRRHQHQLVQSGRRVLEQSGLLEE from the coding sequence ATGCAAGCAGACGACACCGAAACCGACTCGAGCGTCTCGCGACGGAACTACCTCGGACTCAGCGGCGGCGCACTGGCGGCGCTTTCCTTTGCCGGCATCGGCAGCGCCAACGAGGGCAATCCCGGGCGCGGACGCGGTCGTGGACAGGGACCGGGCCACGGAAACGGACTCGAGAGCGGACGGCTCCTGATCGAAAACGGCACGATTGTCACGGTCGACGAGGAACACGGCGTTCTCGAGAACGCGAGCCTGCTGGTCGAAGACGGCCGAATCGAGGAGATCGGTCACGACATCGACGCGCCGGGCGCGGAGACCATCGACGCGAGCGATTCCATCGTCTTCCCCGGCTTCGTCAACTCCCACCACCACACCTGGCAGGCCGGCGTTCGCGGCGTCGCCGGCGACTGGTCGTTCATGGAGTATCTCGAGACGATGCTCGGCGAAATCAGCAGTCACTACACGCCCAACGACGTCTACCTGGGCAACCTCTTTGGCGCACTCGAGCAGTTGAACGCGGGGACGACGACCGTGATGGACTGGTTCCACGTCGCCAACTCGCCCGGCCACACGAACCGAGCGATTGACGGCCTCAAGGACGCGGGCATCCGCGCCGTCTTCGCCCACGGCACGCCCGGCGACGACAACGAGACGTGGTGGGACGAGAGCACGGAACCCCACCCGGACGATATCCGCCGCGTGCACGACGAGCGATTCGCCGACGCCGACGAGGACGACCTGCTCACGCTCGCGATGGGGATTCGCGGCCCCGACTACTCGAGCGATGAGGTCGTCACCCACGACATCGAACTCGCGCGCGAACTCGACATCCGGGCCTCGATGCACATCGGCTCGCTCGGCCCCGGCGGCGTCGAAACACTCGCGGAACTCGATCTCCTCGGCGACGATCTGAACTACGTCCACGGCAACCGCTTGACCGACGAGGAATTCGAACTCATCGGCGACTCCGGTGGCTCGGTCTCGATCACGCCCGAAGTCGAGATGCAGATGGGGATGGGCATGCCACCGCTCCGAGAGACGCTCGAGGGCGGCGCAATCCCGTCAATTGGCGTCGACATCGTCTCGAACGTCAGCGGCGACATGTTCACCCAGACCCGCACGGCGCTCCAGACCCAGCGCGCACTCGACAACCAGCCGACCGTCGAGGCCGGCGAGCAGGTGATGGAACTCTCGTTGACCGCTCACGACGCCCTCGAGTTCGCGACGATTGAGGGTGCTCGCGCGCTTGGCCTCGCAGACGAGGTTGGCTCGCTAACGCCCGGAAAACGCGCGGATATCGCCATGATTCGGACGGACGACATCAACACGGTGCCATCTCACAACCCCGTCGAGACGATTGTCTTCCAGTCCGGCGTCGAAAACATCGACACCGTGCTGGTCGACGGCGAGATCGTCAAACGCGATGGCGACCTCTACAACCAGACCGGCCGGCGACACCAGCACCAGCTCGTCCAGTCCGGCCGCCGCGTCCTCGAGCAAAGCGGCCTCCTCGAGGAGTAA
- a CDS encoding inorganic phosphate transporter encodes MVDPATIATFLVAAVASLFMAWAIGAGSSGSTPFAPAVGANAISVMRAGFLVGLLGFAGAVLQGANVSEAVGNDLIGGVVLSAPAATIALVIAATLVAIGVFAGYPIATAFTVTGAVIGVGLAMGGDPAWPKYIEIATLWILTPFVGGGLAYVIARLLRSEPISEEISIMVLAGFVGILIANIEFAILGSADAGGESIAQSTSEFLPIPEFAGILVVTAVMAGLWAGAIGVDLRKGTERGERHFLLILGALVAFSAGGSQVGLAIGPLIPLSGDLELPLLALLVGGGFGLLLGSWTGAPRMIKAISQDYSSLGPRRSIAALIPSFLIAQTAVLYGIPVSFNEIIVSSIIGSGYAAAGAGGGVSARKMGYTVLAWIGSLAGSIIISFVGFYGFALLFL; translated from the coding sequence ATGGTCGATCCCGCGACGATTGCGACGTTTCTCGTAGCTGCAGTTGCCAGCCTCTTTATGGCCTGGGCAATCGGCGCAGGCTCGAGCGGGTCGACTCCGTTCGCGCCAGCGGTTGGGGCAAACGCGATTTCGGTGATGCGGGCCGGCTTTCTCGTCGGGTTGCTTGGCTTTGCTGGTGCAGTGTTACAGGGAGCGAACGTCTCCGAAGCGGTTGGAAACGATTTGATCGGTGGCGTCGTCCTGTCGGCACCGGCAGCGACGATTGCGCTCGTCATCGCGGCGACACTGGTCGCGATTGGCGTCTTCGCGGGGTATCCGATTGCGACGGCATTTACCGTCACCGGTGCGGTAATCGGTGTCGGGCTCGCAATGGGCGGCGATCCAGCGTGGCCGAAGTATATCGAAATCGCGACGCTGTGGATTTTGACGCCGTTCGTCGGTGGTGGACTCGCCTATGTGATTGCCCGATTATTACGCAGCGAACCAATCTCTGAAGAAATCTCAATCATGGTCCTCGCCGGATTTGTCGGCATTCTCATCGCAAACATCGAGTTCGCCATCCTGGGCTCTGCTGATGCCGGGGGCGAATCGATTGCACAGTCGACGAGCGAGTTCCTTCCGATTCCCGAGTTCGCTGGTATCCTTGTCGTCACAGCGGTGATGGCTGGTCTCTGGGCAGGCGCGATTGGCGTTGACCTTCGCAAGGGTACCGAACGCGGCGAGCGACACTTCCTCTTAATTCTCGGTGCACTGGTCGCGTTCTCCGCCGGTGGGAGTCAGGTTGGACTGGCGATTGGGCCGCTGATTCCGCTGTCTGGCGACCTCGAGTTGCCACTGCTCGCACTTCTGGTCGGCGGCGGATTCGGGCTGCTCCTTGGCTCGTGGACCGGCGCACCACGGATGATCAAGGCGATTTCGCAGGACTACTCCTCACTCGGGCCACGCCGGTCTATCGCCGCGTTGATCCCGTCGTTTCTCATCGCACAGACGGCTGTTCTCTACGGCATCCCCGTCTCCTTTAACGAGATTATCGTCAGTTCGATCATCGGGAGCGGCTACGCGGCAGCCGGTGCCGGCGGCGGCGTCAGCGCCCGTAAAATGGGCTACACCGTCCTCGCGTGGATCGGCTCGCTCGCCGGCTCGATCATCATCTCGTTTGTCGGCTTTTACGGATTCGCTTTGCTCTTTCTCTGA
- the serB gene encoding phosphoserine phosphatase SerB: MTVVAFDFDGTLSDSEMTVLLGERCGVADDMAEITEASMNDEIDYAESLRKRAALLEGLPAEDAQAAFEKVELREGAADLIAELNESGVTTAILTGGFEKGVATALEREGVSVDHIVSNRLPMDDAETELTGDVTGSLIEGTKDTALENLASDVDASLEDCVAIGDGANDLPMLEVAGLAIGFEPKPAVEPHCDVVVTSMSEAREELIADDVLTAN, from the coding sequence ATGACAGTCGTCGCCTTCGACTTCGATGGAACGCTTTCTGACTCCGAGATGACCGTCCTGCTCGGCGAGCGCTGTGGCGTCGCCGACGACATGGCCGAGATTACCGAGGCCTCGATGAACGACGAAATCGACTACGCCGAGAGCCTGCGCAAGCGCGCCGCCTTGCTCGAGGGCCTGCCAGCCGAGGATGCCCAGGCCGCCTTCGAGAAAGTCGAACTCCGCGAGGGTGCAGCGGACCTGATCGCCGAACTAAACGAGTCCGGCGTCACGACCGCGATTCTAACCGGTGGGTTCGAGAAGGGCGTCGCGACCGCCCTCGAGCGCGAGGGTGTCTCGGTCGATCATATCGTCTCGAATCGTCTGCCGATGGACGACGCCGAAACGGAACTGACCGGCGACGTAACGGGCTCGCTCATCGAGGGCACCAAAGACACCGCCCTCGAGAACCTCGCGAGCGACGTCGACGCGTCCCTCGAGGACTGCGTCGCCATCGGCGACGGCGCGAACGACCTCCCGATGCTCGAGGTCGCCGGCCTCGCAATCGGCTTCGAGCCGAAACCGGCCGTCGAACCCCACTGTGACGTCGTCGTCACCTCGATGAGCGAGGCGCGTGAGGAACTTATCGCGGACGACGTGCTCACGGCAAACTAA
- a CDS encoding hemolysin family protein, with protein sequence MALSLLFEAVLTAPELSVVGLELEDSTITILGVVAVTVLILLSGFFSSSEIAMFNLPKHRLEGMVEDGIKDAALVKELKDDPHRLLVTILVGNNIVNIAMSSIATAILSMHFGGLVGVLLATFGITALVLLFGESVPKSYAVENTDSWSRRIAKPLKATEYLLFPLIVLFDYLTRQVNKLIGSTGAIESPYVTRDEIQEMIESGEREGVLEEEEHEMLTRIFRFNNTIVKEVMTPRLDMTAVPKDASIDEAIETCIQSGHARIPVYEGSLDNVQGVVHIRDLVRDLNYGETEAEDLELADLIQPTLHVPESKNVDELLTEMRENRMHMAIVIDEFGTTEGLVTMEDMVEEIIGEILEGGEEQPIEEIDDRTVLVRGEVNIEDVNEAMEIDLPEGEEFETLAGFIFNRAGRLVEEGEEITYDGVRITVEDVENTRIMMARLRKLEDMDTETSAENGEDGGTNGTADQQNG encoded by the coding sequence ATGGCGTTATCTCTGCTGTTCGAGGCCGTGCTCACTGCCCCCGAGCTATCAGTAGTCGGGCTCGAACTCGAGGACTCGACGATCACGATCCTCGGCGTAGTCGCAGTTACCGTTCTCATCTTGCTGTCTGGGTTTTTCTCCTCGTCAGAAATTGCGATGTTCAATCTTCCGAAACACCGACTCGAGGGGATGGTCGAGGACGGCATCAAAGACGCGGCCCTCGTCAAGGAACTCAAAGACGACCCGCATCGGCTGCTCGTAACGATTCTGGTCGGGAACAACATCGTCAATATCGCGATGTCATCGATTGCAACGGCGATCCTGTCGATGCACTTCGGGGGGCTGGTCGGCGTGTTGCTCGCGACGTTCGGGATCACCGCGCTCGTCCTCCTGTTCGGCGAAAGCGTCCCCAAATCCTACGCGGTCGAGAACACGGATTCGTGGTCTCGGCGTATCGCAAAACCACTGAAAGCCACGGAGTACCTGCTCTTTCCACTGATCGTTCTGTTCGATTACCTTACTCGGCAGGTGAACAAGCTCATCGGCTCGACGGGAGCCATCGAGTCACCATACGTCACCCGCGACGAAATCCAGGAAATGATCGAATCCGGGGAGCGAGAGGGTGTTCTCGAGGAAGAAGAACACGAGATGCTGACCCGCATCTTCCGGTTCAACAACACCATCGTCAAGGAAGTCATGACGCCGCGACTCGATATGACCGCGGTACCCAAAGACGCGAGTATCGACGAAGCTATCGAAACCTGCATCCAGAGCGGCCACGCCCGGATTCCCGTGTATGAAGGCAGCCTCGACAACGTTCAGGGCGTGGTCCACATCCGCGATCTCGTCCGCGATCTCAACTACGGCGAAACCGAAGCCGAAGACCTCGAGCTTGCAGATCTGATCCAGCCGACACTACACGTCCCCGAATCGAAAAACGTCGACGAACTCCTGACCGAAATGCGCGAGAATCGGATGCACATGGCCATCGTCATCGACGAGTTCGGCACCACCGAGGGCCTCGTCACGATGGAGGACATGGTCGAAGAGATCATCGGCGAAATTCTCGAGGGCGGCGAGGAACAGCCAATCGAGGAAATCGACGACCGAACTGTCCTCGTCCGCGGCGAAGTCAACATCGAGGACGTCAACGAGGCCATGGAGATCGATCTGCCCGAAGGCGAGGAGTTCGAAACGCTTGCAGGCTTCATCTTCAACCGGGCTGGCCGCCTCGTCGAAGAGGGTGAGGAAATTACCTACGACGGCGTCCGGATCACCGTTGAAGACGTCGAAAACACCCGTATCATGATGGCTCGACTGCGAAAGCTCGAGGACATGGACACGGAGACGTCGGCAGAGAACGGTGAAGACGGTGGCACAAACGGGACGGCGGACCAACAGAACGGCTAG
- a CDS encoding L-threonylcarbamoyladenylate synthase → MNANNASDDRAIARAADALGDGDLVVYPTETVYGLGANALESTAVERAFEVKGRDRDKPVSLAVPTFETALEAGYIEATARERAFAERFLPGPITLLCERTSVVPDVLCAGRDRVGIRVPDCKQALSLLEAAPCPITATSANVSGQPSARTVAEIDGQVREEVVVLDGGETPGTESTVVDVSSETIHRRGALADEIAAWLEGENGEER, encoded by the coding sequence ATGAACGCGAATAACGCCAGTGACGACCGCGCGATTGCGCGCGCAGCGGACGCACTCGGCGATGGCGACCTCGTCGTCTACCCGACTGAAACCGTCTACGGCCTCGGCGCGAACGCACTCGAGTCGACGGCCGTCGAGCGCGCTTTCGAGGTGAAAGGCCGGGATCGAGACAAACCGGTCTCGCTCGCCGTCCCGACGTTCGAGACGGCCCTCGAGGCGGGGTATATCGAGGCGACCGCGCGCGAACGGGCGTTCGCCGAGCGATTTCTGCCCGGCCCGATCACGCTGTTGTGTGAGCGGACGAGTGTTGTCCCGGACGTACTGTGTGCCGGCCGAGACCGGGTTGGGATTCGAGTGCCCGACTGCAAACAGGCACTCTCGCTGCTCGAGGCCGCGCCGTGTCCGATCACCGCCACGAGCGCCAACGTCAGCGGTCAGCCAAGCGCCCGGACGGTTGCGGAGATCGACGGGCAGGTCCGCGAGGAGGTGGTCGTCCTCGACGGCGGCGAAACGCCAGGCACTGAGAGTACGGTCGTCGACGTTTCGAGCGAGACGATTCACCGTCGTGGTGCACTGGCGGATGAGATTGCGGCGTGGCTCGAGGGTGAAAACGGCGAAGAGCGGTGA
- the serA gene encoding phosphoglycerate dehydrogenase — MKVLVTDPIADAGLDVLRDAGHEVETGYELEGEALLEAVSDAHGLIVRSGTEVTDEVLAAAEELVIVGRAGIGVDNIDIDAATDEGVIVANAPEGNVRAAAEHTVAMTFATARSIPQAHIRLKDGEWAKSEYLGTELNGKTLGVVGLGRVGQEVAKKLDSLGMDIVAYDPYISEERAQRIGAELVEFEDCLEAADFLTIHTPLTPETEGLIGTDELDLLEGGYIVNVGRGGIIQEDALAAKVADGTVAGAALDVFAEEPLATDSPLLEQDDVIVTPHLGASTEAAQENVATSTAEQINAALLEEPVANALNAPSIDESAFPRVEPYIDIAETAGKVAAQLLEGRIENVEVTYEGDIVDEDIEFVTASALKGVFEPLEWQVNAVNAPQIAEDRGVDVTESKTRQTADFQSLISVTVSNDDDSVTVEGTLFAGDDPRIVRVDGYRVDAIPHGKMVVTRNTDEPGVIGLIGSVMGTHDVNIAGMFNARETIGGEALTVYNVDGQVPEAAKAELNDDDRIIGVDYITLNGQE, encoded by the coding sequence ATGAAGGTGCTGGTCACAGACCCAATCGCGGATGCGGGTCTTGACGTACTTAGAGACGCCGGCCACGAAGTCGAAACGGGCTATGAACTCGAGGGCGAGGCACTCCTCGAGGCGGTTTCCGACGCGCACGGACTGATCGTCCGCTCGGGGACCGAAGTCACCGATGAAGTGCTCGCGGCGGCCGAGGAACTGGTGATCGTCGGCCGAGCAGGGATCGGCGTCGACAACATCGACATCGACGCGGCGACCGACGAGGGTGTCATCGTCGCGAACGCCCCTGAGGGTAACGTTCGCGCGGCCGCAGAACACACCGTCGCGATGACGTTCGCGACCGCGCGGTCAATCCCGCAGGCACACATCCGTCTGAAAGATGGCGAGTGGGCGAAAAGCGAGTATCTCGGCACGGAACTCAACGGCAAAACGCTCGGCGTCGTTGGCCTCGGCCGCGTCGGCCAGGAGGTCGCGAAAAAGCTCGACTCGCTGGGCATGGACATCGTCGCCTACGATCCCTACATCAGCGAGGAGCGCGCCCAGCGCATCGGCGCAGAACTCGTCGAGTTCGAGGACTGTCTCGAAGCCGCCGACTTCCTGACGATTCACACGCCGCTGACTCCCGAAACCGAGGGCCTGATCGGCACAGACGAACTCGACCTGCTCGAGGGCGGCTACATCGTCAACGTTGGCCGCGGTGGCATTATCCAGGAGGACGCACTCGCCGCAAAAGTTGCGGACGGCACCGTTGCCGGCGCAGCACTCGACGTCTTCGCCGAGGAACCACTGGCGACGGACTCCCCGCTGCTCGAACAGGACGACGTGATCGTCACGCCCCACCTCGGCGCATCGACCGAAGCAGCCCAGGAGAACGTCGCAACCTCGACGGCTGAACAGATTAACGCTGCACTCCTCGAGGAACCCGTCGCAAACGCACTCAACGCGCCGTCGATTGATGAGAGCGCGTTCCCACGCGTCGAACCCTACATCGACATCGCAGAGACCGCTGGCAAGGTCGCTGCACAGTTGCTCGAGGGCCGTATCGAGAACGTCGAAGTCACCTACGAGGGTGACATCGTCGATGAGGACATCGAATTTGTCACCGCCAGCGCGCTCAAAGGCGTCTTCGAACCGCTCGAGTGGCAGGTCAACGCCGTCAACGCGCCACAGATTGCAGAGGACCGCGGCGTCGACGTGACCGAATCGAAGACCCGGCAGACAGCAGACTTCCAGAGCCTGATTTCGGTGACCGTGAGCAACGACGACGACTCGGTCACCGTCGAGGGGACGCTCTTTGCGGGCGACGACCCGCGAATCGTTCGCGTCGATGGCTACCGCGTCGACGCCATCCCCCACGGCAAGATGGTCGTCACGCGCAACACGGACGAACCGGGCGTCATCGGCCTTATCGGCTCCGTTATGGGCACACACGACGTCAACATCGCAGGGATGTTCAACGCCCGTGAGACGATTGGCGGCGAGGCACTGACCGTCTACAACGTCGACGGACAGGTCCCAGAGGCCGCAAAAGCAGAACTCAACGACGACGACCGCATCATCGGCGTCGACTACATCACGCTGAACGGCCAGGAGTAG
- a CDS encoding helix-turn-helix domain-containing protein, producing MREFAFTITYDHGADHLMDTFIDHPGLYARTVSCHATSETMWRLDEVTGPREALSVYDDRLANLSRCSSVRGMGGCPIDWTHETLAERPTRRLIYSRQSEGDGCRSVPYLAATHLEDGVLCRAEQHGHEYKWRILAEDDAAVRPIYDELEGNLREGLSLEFERVNGANEWPDEHATQAELPYKQRDALELAVEYGYYDSPRRHSIQEIAEAEEIPTSTLQYRLTQAESWLATTFVSSETGDPVVQAMQMTATD from the coding sequence ATGCGCGAATTCGCTTTTACGATCACCTACGACCACGGTGCGGACCACCTGATGGACACCTTCATCGACCATCCGGGGCTCTACGCGCGAACCGTCTCCTGTCACGCCACCTCGGAGACGATGTGGCGACTCGACGAAGTGACCGGGCCACGCGAGGCGCTTTCCGTCTACGACGACCGGCTGGCGAATCTTTCTCGGTGCTCGAGCGTGCGCGGGATGGGTGGCTGTCCAATCGACTGGACCCACGAAACCCTCGCCGAGCGCCCGACGCGCCGACTCATCTACTCTCGCCAATCCGAGGGCGACGGCTGCCGGTCGGTGCCGTATCTCGCCGCCACACATCTCGAGGACGGCGTGCTCTGTCGGGCCGAACAGCACGGCCACGAGTACAAGTGGCGGATTCTCGCCGAAGACGACGCCGCCGTACGGCCGATCTACGACGAACTCGAGGGGAACCTACGCGAGGGACTCAGCCTCGAGTTCGAGCGCGTCAACGGCGCGAACGAGTGGCCCGACGAGCACGCGACGCAGGCGGAGTTACCCTACAAACAGCGCGACGCCCTCGAGTTGGCCGTCGAGTACGGCTACTACGATAGTCCGCGACGCCACTCGATTCAGGAAATCGCCGAGGCAGAGGAGATTCCGACCTCGACGCTGCAGTACCGCCTGACGCAGGCGGAATCCTGGCTCGCGACGACATTCGTCTCGAGCGAGACGGGTGATCCAGTTGTGCAGGCGATGCAGATGACGGCGACCGACTAA
- a CDS encoding glutathione S-transferase N-terminal domain-containing protein yields the protein MEPAETPITFYRLHGCPFCERVARLLGEFDLAYQSRFVEPLHSKRDVVKRVAGVRTVPVIVDENTGVTMAESGNIVEYLEATYGGDSDAESEPASAGGDN from the coding sequence ATGGAACCTGCCGAGACTCCGATTACGTTCTATCGGTTGCACGGGTGTCCGTTCTGTGAGCGCGTTGCCCGCCTGCTCGGCGAGTTCGACCTCGCCTATCAGTCGCGCTTCGTTGAGCCGTTACACTCGAAACGTGACGTGGTCAAGCGCGTCGCTGGCGTGCGAACGGTGCCGGTGATCGTCGACGAGAACACTGGCGTCACGATGGCCGAAAGCGGAAACATCGTCGAGTATCTCGAGGCGACCTACGGCGGCGATTCGGACGCCGAGTCCGAGCCGGCATCCGCTGGAGGTGACAACTGA